A window of the Natronospira proteinivora genome harbors these coding sequences:
- the murD gene encoding UDP-N-acetylmuramoyl-L-alanine--D-glutamate ligase, with protein MSALPDNKTVNNLVVGLGRTGFSVARHLLARGESVSVVDSRSQPPLLERLRAELPAAVWLGDLPEAFSPEFQRVVVSPGVPGNTPLLARAREAGAEVLGDVELFARQVQAPVIGVTGSNGKSTVVSLLGHLAADADTRVVVGGNLGPPVLDLLEQKADLFVLELSSFQLESTNDLNADVGLVLNVVADHLDRYSGMDDYVAAKARLVAQSRVAVLNRDDQRVRAMAENAEQCIFFTEREPGPGEFGLRQVGQAEWFARGDELLAPISQLPLAGRHNALNVLAALACLEAMGRPLEPVLDRLPSFRGLAHRMQRVASDDGICWINDSKATNLGATQAALAGLQTPVILIAGGQGKQQDFTELAPTLRDSVRALVLLGEAQEEIAAVVPSDLPIHRVGDMEAAVACARALAQEGETVLLSPACASFDQFAGFEERGRAFIAAVQAGEGGP; from the coding sequence ATGTCGGCATTGCCAGACAACAAGACGGTGAACAACCTGGTGGTCGGCCTCGGCCGCACCGGTTTCTCCGTGGCCCGTCATTTGCTGGCCCGCGGGGAATCGGTGAGCGTGGTGGATAGCCGTTCACAGCCCCCGCTGCTTGAGCGCCTGCGGGCGGAGTTGCCGGCTGCCGTCTGGCTGGGTGACTTGCCCGAGGCCTTCTCCCCCGAGTTTCAACGGGTGGTGGTCTCCCCCGGGGTACCCGGCAATACGCCTTTGCTGGCTCGGGCCCGGGAGGCCGGTGCCGAGGTACTGGGGGATGTGGAACTGTTCGCTCGACAAGTCCAGGCACCGGTGATCGGGGTGACCGGCTCCAATGGAAAGAGCACGGTGGTCAGTCTGCTGGGCCATCTGGCCGCGGATGCCGATACCCGCGTGGTCGTGGGGGGGAATCTGGGCCCGCCGGTGCTGGACCTGCTTGAGCAAAAGGCGGATCTCTTCGTACTGGAACTGTCCAGTTTTCAGCTGGAGTCCACCAACGATCTGAATGCCGATGTGGGCCTGGTGCTCAATGTGGTGGCTGATCATCTGGATCGCTATTCAGGCATGGACGATTATGTGGCCGCCAAGGCCAGACTGGTGGCCCAGAGTCGGGTGGCGGTCCTGAATCGGGATGATCAGCGGGTCCGGGCCATGGCGGAAAATGCCGAGCAATGCATCTTCTTTACCGAGCGCGAGCCGGGCCCCGGTGAATTTGGTTTACGCCAGGTGGGACAGGCGGAATGGTTTGCCCGGGGTGATGAACTGTTGGCGCCAATCAGCCAATTGCCCCTGGCAGGTCGCCACAATGCCCTTAATGTCCTGGCCGCCCTGGCTTGTCTGGAGGCCATGGGCCGTCCCCTGGAACCGGTCCTAGACCGCTTGCCGAGTTTCCGGGGCTTGGCTCACCGCATGCAGCGGGTGGCCAGTGACGATGGTATCTGCTGGATCAATGACTCCAAGGCCACCAATCTGGGTGCGACACAGGCGGCCCTGGCCGGTTTGCAAACACCGGTCATCCTGATTGCCGGTGGCCAGGGTAAGCAGCAGGATTTCACCGAGCTTGCACCGACCCTGCGTGATTCGGTCCGGGCTCTGGTATTGCTGGGAGAGGCGCAGGAGGAGATAGCCGCGGTGGTGCCGTCGGACTTGCCGATCCATCGGGTGGGGGACATGGAGGCCGCCGTGGCCTGTGCCCGCGCCTTGGCGCAAGAGGGCGAGACTGTCTTGTTGTCACCGGCCTGTGCCAGCTTCGATCAGTTTGCGGGTTTCGAGGAACGGGGCCGGGCCTTTATCGCGGCCGTTCAGGCCGGGGAGGGTGGCCCATGA
- the ftsW gene encoding putative lipid II flippase FtsW — MSTTMIDTRWWHRFGQGLDIPLLAVTGALILFGLVAVTTASISIADRNLGEPFHYLQRQSLFLAIALMGAFVLYQIPTQLWARSGPALLLAAFALLLLVLIPGLGKEVNGAVRWIVVGPFHLQVSEPARLLLILYVAGYMVRRREELAARFSGFLKPVLLAGLAAFLLLLQPDFGAAIVLLATLLAMLFLGGVRVRDFSLLGGVGVMTMAGLAFSSPYRVERMTTFLNPWADPFNSGFQLTQSLIAIGRGEWLGVGLGGSVQKLFYLPESHTDFIFAVLFEELGLLGALLLIGLFSFLIWRCFLIGSRAWAAGHQFGAYLAWGVAVWLGAQTAINLGVNMGMLPTKGLTLPLISYGGSSLLVTIAAITLVLRVCRETTPISNRRREVSP, encoded by the coding sequence ATGAGTACCACCATGATCGATACCCGCTGGTGGCACCGTTTTGGACAGGGCTTGGACATCCCCCTGTTGGCAGTGACCGGCGCCTTGATTCTGTTCGGCCTGGTAGCGGTGACCACCGCCAGCATTTCCATTGCCGATCGAAACCTGGGCGAGCCTTTCCATTACCTGCAGCGTCAGAGTCTGTTTTTGGCCATCGCCCTGATGGGGGCCTTTGTGCTCTATCAGATCCCCACCCAGCTCTGGGCCCGCTCGGGGCCGGCCCTGTTGCTGGCCGCCTTTGCCTTGCTGTTGCTGGTGCTGATTCCGGGTCTGGGTAAGGAAGTCAATGGGGCGGTGCGCTGGATTGTCGTGGGTCCCTTTCATCTGCAGGTCTCGGAGCCGGCTCGACTGTTGCTGATTCTATATGTGGCCGGTTATATGGTCCGCCGTCGGGAGGAGTTGGCTGCCCGTTTCTCCGGCTTTCTCAAGCCGGTGCTATTGGCCGGGCTGGCCGCCTTCCTATTGCTGTTGCAGCCTGATTTCGGCGCCGCCATCGTACTGCTGGCGACCCTGCTGGCCATGCTCTTTCTGGGCGGCGTGCGGGTGCGGGATTTCAGCCTGCTTGGCGGCGTGGGTGTAATGACCATGGCCGGGCTGGCCTTTTCCTCCCCCTATCGGGTGGAGCGCATGACCACTTTCCTCAATCCCTGGGCGGATCCATTCAACAGTGGTTTTCAGCTCACCCAGTCCCTGATTGCCATCGGCCGCGGGGAATGGCTGGGCGTGGGGCTGGGCGGCAGTGTTCAGAAGCTTTTTTATCTGCCGGAGTCGCATACCGATTTCATCTTTGCCGTGCTGTTCGAGGAATTGGGACTGCTTGGCGCGCTGTTGCTGATTGGCCTGTTCAGCTTCCTGATCTGGCGCTGCTTCCTGATCGGCTCCCGGGCCTGGGCTGCCGGCCATCAATTTGGCGCCTATCTGGCCTGGGGCGTGGCCGTCTGGTTGGGGGCTCAGACGGCCATCAACCTGGGGGTAAACATGGGCATGCTGCCCACCAAGGGCCTGACGCTCCCCTTGATCAGCTATGGCGGTTCCAGCCTGCTGGTCACCATCGCTGCGATTACCCTGGTGCTTCGGGTGTGCCGAGAAACCACGCCGATCTCCAACCGCCGGCGGGAGGTGAGCCCATGA